In a single window of the Agrobacterium fabrum str. C58 genome:
- the glcF gene encoding glycolate oxidase subunit GlcF, protein MQTSFTSEQLADPHVAESEKILRKCVHCGFCTATCPTYVTLGNELDSPRGRIYLIKDMLENSRPADREVVTHIDRCLSCLACTTTCPSGVDYMHLVDHARAHIEQTYKRPSMDRLIRNLLVAVLPHPGRFRLALHLARLARPFSGLLAKSPALKPLQSMLALAPAAVPPASASARPGARPAEGEKRGRVALLTGCAQPVLDPGINEATLRLLARLGIEVVVPRGEGCCGSLVHHMGREEEALASARRNVDVWMREMEEGGLDAIIITASGCGTTIKDYGHMLRLDPAYAEKAARVSALAKDITEYLASLDLPQRQSQGLTVAYHSACSMQHGQKITLAPKQLLKAAGFTVRDPAEGHLCCGSAGTYNILQPEISSKLKARKVKNIEATRADVIATGNIGCITQIGTGTDMPILHTVELLDWAYGGPKPARLLV, encoded by the coding sequence ATGCAAACATCCTTCACATCAGAACAGCTGGCCGATCCGCATGTGGCGGAATCCGAAAAAATCCTGCGCAAATGTGTGCATTGCGGTTTCTGCACTGCCACCTGTCCCACCTATGTCACGCTTGGCAATGAGCTGGACAGCCCGCGCGGCCGCATCTACCTCATCAAGGACATGCTGGAAAACAGCCGCCCGGCCGACCGCGAAGTGGTCACCCATATCGACCGCTGTCTCTCCTGCCTTGCCTGCACCACTACCTGTCCCTCCGGCGTGGATTATATGCATCTGGTGGATCACGCGCGCGCCCACATCGAACAGACATACAAGCGCCCCTCCATGGACCGGCTGATCCGCAATCTTCTGGTTGCCGTCCTGCCGCATCCCGGCCGCTTCCGGCTGGCTCTGCATCTGGCAAGGCTGGCGCGGCCCTTCTCGGGTCTGCTTGCCAAGTCTCCGGCGCTGAAGCCGCTGCAATCCATGCTCGCTCTTGCCCCCGCTGCGGTGCCGCCGGCCTCCGCATCCGCCCGTCCGGGCGCACGCCCAGCGGAAGGCGAAAAGCGCGGGCGCGTTGCCCTCCTCACCGGCTGCGCCCAGCCGGTGCTCGACCCTGGAATCAACGAGGCGACGCTGCGTCTGCTCGCCCGGCTCGGCATCGAGGTCGTGGTGCCAAGAGGCGAGGGCTGCTGCGGTTCGCTGGTGCATCACATGGGCCGTGAGGAAGAGGCACTCGCCTCCGCCCGGCGGAATGTCGATGTCTGGATGCGGGAGATGGAAGAGGGCGGTCTCGACGCCATCATCATCACCGCGTCCGGCTGCGGCACCACCATCAAGGATTATGGCCATATGCTGCGGCTCGATCCAGCCTATGCCGAAAAAGCCGCGCGTGTCTCGGCGCTTGCGAAGGACATCACCGAATATCTCGCCAGCCTCGATCTGCCGCAAAGGCAGAGCCAAGGGCTGACGGTCGCCTATCATTCCGCCTGCTCCATGCAGCATGGCCAGAAGATTACGCTGGCGCCGAAACAGCTCTTGAAAGCGGCAGGTTTCACGGTGCGTGATCCGGCGGAAGGGCATCTGTGCTGCGGCTCGGCTGGAACCTACAACATCCTGCAGCCGGAAATTTCGAGCAAGCTCAAGGCGCGCAAGGTGAAAAATATCGAAGCCACAAGGGCGGATGTCATTGCGACAGGCAATATCGGCTGCATCACGCAGATCGGAACCGGTACGGATATGCCGATCCTGCACACGGTGGAACTGCTGGACTGGGCTTATGGCGGGCCGAAGCCGGCGAGGCTTTTGGTTTAA
- a CDS encoding DUF3422 family protein — protein MAKGRFAFASAPERSLALGEVHARPTVLLAPSRIIVQLAFMMDGGSAVHHSVIAEMSRSRGVAPPERDARHHAMPWGQGTLRWERHTEFSTWFWDGPAPEKFGGEIAGDPFGDSFSPPGSLISGVRLEIRPENGVTSQAQAMFEPTSLCHSDVRDGQAAILTDFRQDRDGLTQILVIDRGLSDYSRGALVQRLLDIETYRTLAMLGLPMAQTLSPEIRRIEDGLTGITQRMKSDARDEADALLAEMTRLAAELEANAALSLYRFGASRAYDGIVRERIRALAETPVQGHETMGSFLERRMAPAMRTCQSVEERQANLSRKLYRATALVRSWIDVELERQNTVLLNTMNKRAAMQLRLQQTVEGLSVAAISYYVVGLIGYLTKAISHDVLPVDPAVVTGISVPFAVLGVWWVVRRIRRSHAEGGH, from the coding sequence ATGGCCAAGGGTAGATTTGCATTCGCGAGCGCGCCGGAGAGATCGCTGGCTCTGGGCGAGGTTCATGCGCGGCCGACCGTGCTGCTTGCCCCGTCGCGCATCATCGTCCAGCTTGCCTTCATGATGGATGGCGGCTCGGCCGTGCACCATTCGGTCATTGCGGAAATGTCGCGCAGCCGCGGTGTCGCGCCGCCGGAACGTGATGCCCGCCACCACGCCATGCCCTGGGGGCAGGGGACGCTGCGCTGGGAGCGGCACACGGAATTCTCGACCTGGTTCTGGGACGGCCCCGCGCCGGAAAAGTTTGGCGGCGAGATTGCCGGCGACCCTTTCGGCGACAGCTTTTCGCCGCCGGGCTCGCTGATCTCGGGGGTACGGCTGGAAATCCGCCCGGAAAACGGTGTCACCTCCCAGGCGCAGGCGATGTTCGAGCCGACCAGCCTCTGTCATAGCGATGTGCGCGATGGGCAGGCGGCGATCCTCACCGATTTCCGTCAGGATCGCGATGGGCTGACGCAGATATTGGTGATCGACCGGGGCTTGAGTGATTACAGCCGCGGCGCGCTGGTGCAGCGGCTGCTCGATATCGAGACCTATCGCACGCTCGCCATGCTCGGCCTGCCGATGGCGCAGACGCTGTCGCCGGAAATTCGCCGCATCGAAGATGGCCTCACCGGCATCACCCAGCGAATGAAGAGCGACGCGCGCGACGAGGCGGATGCGCTGCTGGCCGAAATGACCCGGCTCGCCGCCGAGCTGGAGGCCAATGCCGCGCTCAGCCTTTATCGTTTCGGCGCGAGCCGCGCTTATGACGGCATCGTGCGCGAACGCATCCGGGCGCTCGCGGAAACGCCCGTTCAGGGCCATGAGACCATGGGCAGCTTTCTGGAACGGCGCATGGCGCCGGCCATGCGCACCTGCCAGTCGGTGGAGGAGCGGCAGGCCAACCTGTCGCGCAAGCTCTATCGCGCCACTGCGCTCGTCAGAAGCTGGATCGACGTGGAACTGGAGCGGCAGAATACCGTGCTGCTCAACACCATGAACAAGCGCGCCGCCATGCAGCTTCGCCTGCAACAGACGGTGGAAGGCCTGTCAGTCGCGGCGATCTCCTATTATGTCGTCGGGCTCATCGGTTATCTCACCAAGGCGATCAGCCATGACGTGCTGCCGGTCGATCCGGCCGTCGTCACCGGCATTTCCGTTCCCTTCGCGGTGCTTGGTGTCTGGTGGGTCGTGCGCCGCATCCGCCGCTCCCATGCGGAAGGTGGACATTGA
- a CDS encoding DNA-3-methyladenine glycosylase I produces MIEAGLETGADGRVRCFWQQGLDDYSRYHDEEWGYPVTDDRRLFEKICLEGFQSGLSWLTVLRKREAFRLAFANFEFEKVAEFGDADIERCLADKGIIRHRGKIVSTINNARRAMALRDEFGSLARYFWGFEPAAAERPQRLDYATLRANPTSAASIRLSKDLKKRGWTFVGPTTVYAFMQAMGMVNDHIEGCHCRQPIEVMRREFVRP; encoded by the coding sequence ATGATTGAAGCGGGACTTGAGACGGGTGCGGATGGCCGCGTGCGGTGTTTCTGGCAGCAGGGGCTGGACGACTACAGCCGCTATCACGATGAGGAATGGGGTTATCCCGTGACCGATGATCGCCGCCTGTTCGAGAAGATTTGCCTCGAAGGTTTCCAGTCCGGGCTTTCCTGGCTCACTGTCCTGCGCAAGCGCGAGGCGTTCCGGCTTGCCTTTGCCAATTTCGAATTCGAAAAAGTGGCGGAGTTCGGTGACGCCGATATCGAGCGCTGCCTTGCCGACAAGGGCATCATCCGCCATCGCGGCAAGATCGTTTCCACCATCAATAATGCCCGCCGTGCCATGGCGCTACGCGATGAATTCGGTTCGCTCGCGCGTTATTTCTGGGGTTTCGAACCCGCCGCCGCAGAAAGGCCGCAAAGGCTGGACTATGCGACGTTAAGGGCCAACCCCACCAGCGCCGCCTCCATCCGCCTTTCCAAGGATTTAAAAAAGCGGGGCTGGACCTTCGTCGGCCCGACGACCGTCTATGCATTCATGCAGGCCATGGGTATGGTCAACGACCATATCGAAGGCTGTCATTGCCGCCAGCCGATAGAGGTCATGCGGCGGGAGTTTGTACGTCCATGA
- the glcE gene encoding glycolate oxidase subunit GlcE has protein sequence MLTPYAEIQVADIIRDHATRKTPLKIIGGNTRSGFGNAVAAAEALSSRAMAGIVAYNAAEMVMTVRAGTPLAAVEAALAENRQMMAFEPMDHRPIMATEGEPTIGGVFAANVSGPRRYVAGAARDSLLGIRFVNGSGEIIKAGGRVMKNVTGLDLSKFLAGSFGTLGFLTEVTFRVLPKPPAEKTVVVSGLDDEAATRIMAAAMAMSVEVSGAAHLPESVRSHFIDGALPEGPATILRLEGLAASVEARAAKLLSVMDRVGPWTLLEGEDSRLLWRQVRDVAPYAGQGAKPLWKVSVAPAAGHRLVAALRMEAGIDAFYDWQGGLVWMQMEADPEADLLRGAIRALGGGHATLLRASDAVRASVAAFEPRPAAEALLSARIREKLDPAGIFNPGKMAVTV, from the coding sequence ATGCTGACCCCCTACGCAGAAATCCAGGTCGCCGACATCATCCGCGACCACGCGACCCGAAAAACCCCGCTGAAAATCATCGGCGGCAACACCCGCTCCGGTTTCGGCAATGCGGTGGCCGCAGCTGAAGCGCTCTCCTCCCGCGCAATGGCTGGCATCGTCGCCTACAACGCGGCCGAAATGGTCATGACCGTCAGGGCCGGCACACCGCTCGCCGCTGTCGAGGCGGCGCTGGCGGAAAACCGGCAGATGATGGCGTTCGAGCCGATGGACCACCGTCCGATCATGGCAACCGAAGGCGAGCCGACCATCGGCGGTGTCTTTGCCGCGAATGTTTCCGGTCCGCGCCGCTACGTGGCCGGTGCGGCGCGTGACAGCCTGCTCGGTATCCGTTTCGTCAATGGCAGCGGCGAGATCATCAAGGCCGGCGGCCGGGTGATGAAGAATGTCACCGGTCTCGACCTTTCGAAGTTCCTCGCTGGTTCCTTCGGCACGCTCGGTTTCCTCACCGAAGTGACCTTCCGCGTATTGCCGAAACCGCCGGCGGAAAAAACCGTCGTCGTATCCGGGCTGGATGACGAGGCGGCGACACGCATCATGGCGGCGGCGATGGCGATGAGCGTCGAGGTCTCTGGCGCGGCGCACCTGCCGGAAAGCGTGCGTTCCCACTTCATCGATGGCGCCCTGCCGGAAGGCCCGGCAACCATTCTGCGGCTGGAAGGGCTCGCCGCCTCGGTGGAAGCGCGCGCGGCCAAACTTCTGTCGGTCATGGATCGGGTCGGTCCATGGACTTTGCTGGAGGGCGAGGACAGCAGGCTTTTGTGGCGGCAGGTGCGTGACGTCGCACCCTATGCCGGGCAGGGTGCCAAACCGCTCTGGAAAGTCTCGGTCGCACCCGCCGCCGGCCACCGGCTGGTCGCGGCGCTGCGCATGGAAGCGGGCATCGACGCCTTTTACGACTGGCAGGGCGGCCTCGTCTGGATGCAGATGGAAGCGGACCCCGAGGCGGATTTGCTGCGCGGTGCTATCCGGGCGCTGGGCGGTGGCCATGCAACCTTGTTGAGGGCGAGCGACGCCGTGCGCGCCTCGGTCGCCGCTTTCGAACCGCGGCCTGCGGCAGAAGCGCTGCTTTCGGCGCGTATCAGGGAGAAGCTCGATCCGGCGGGCATCTTCAACCCCGGCAAGATGGCTGTAACGGTATAA
- a CDS encoding outer membrane beta-barrel protein: protein MSRHTLLVCALLFSGVSFSAATAGEFEISGYGGWQSAPHSDVTVSDGPDFRAGWEGKSFSNPPYWGVRGTYWFDEGQLRNFGISLDFTHDKVYADDETLARSGWSHFEFTDGLNLLTLNALYRFPLESLPITPYVGAGVGINVPHVEVYRPSGKTFEYQFGGATLQAQAGLSYRITDSWSTFVEYKGTYSFIDVDIDNGGSLKTDVITNAVNFGVAYKF from the coding sequence ATGTCGCGCCATACTTTACTTGTTTGCGCCCTGCTCTTCAGCGGCGTCTCCTTCTCCGCCGCAACCGCAGGCGAATTTGAAATTTCCGGTTATGGCGGCTGGCAAAGCGCGCCACACAGCGATGTGACGGTGTCCGACGGGCCGGATTTCCGCGCCGGATGGGAAGGCAAGTCCTTCTCCAACCCGCCCTATTGGGGCGTGCGTGGCACCTACTGGTTCGATGAGGGCCAGCTGCGGAATTTCGGTATCTCGCTCGATTTCACCCATGACAAGGTCTATGCGGACGACGAGACGCTTGCCCGTTCCGGCTGGTCGCATTTCGAATTTACCGACGGCCTGAACCTTCTGACGCTGAATGCACTCTATCGCTTCCCGCTGGAATCCCTGCCGATCACCCCTTATGTGGGCGCCGGCGTCGGCATTAACGTGCCGCATGTGGAAGTGTACCGCCCGTCAGGCAAGACCTTCGAATACCAGTTCGGCGGCGCCACCCTGCAGGCACAGGCCGGGCTCAGCTACCGCATCACCGACAGCTGGTCGACCTTCGTGGAATATAAGGGCACCTATTCCTTTATCGACGTGGATATCGACAATGGCGGCTCGTTGAAGACCGACGTCATCACCAATGCGGTGAATTTCGGCGTGGCGTATAAGTTTTAA
- a CDS encoding L,D-transpeptidase: MPMKSVFLALSLVSTLAVPAAMANERYRERPPVVVSPDLSAPWVTQLGGRSNVRPVVYPRAPAARQPLFQQRQVAMPQRPSSGVTSQRPARVQNAAVRPNAPMRTQIAPQFLPQIVSYQTAEKPGTIVIDTPNRFLYLVLADGKARRYGVGVGKPGFEWAGTHKVTRKAEWPSWTPPKEMISREATKGHYLPAFMEGGPANPMGARAMYLGSTLYRIHGTNQPWTIGSNNSSGCIRMRNEDVTDLYERVNVGTRVIVI; this comes from the coding sequence ATGCCGATGAAGTCCGTTTTTCTGGCGCTGAGCCTCGTTTCCACCCTCGCCGTCCCGGCCGCGATGGCCAATGAGCGGTATCGCGAGCGCCCGCCCGTCGTCGTCAGCCCGGACCTTTCCGCCCCCTGGGTTACCCAGCTTGGCGGCCGCAGCAATGTGCGCCCCGTGGTTTATCCGCGCGCGCCTGCCGCCCGCCAGCCGCTGTTCCAGCAGCGTCAGGTCGCCATGCCGCAGCGCCCCAGTTCCGGCGTCACATCGCAGCGTCCGGCGCGGGTGCAGAATGCCGCCGTGCGCCCCAACGCACCGATGCGCACTCAGATCGCGCCGCAATTCCTGCCGCAGATCGTCAGCTATCAGACCGCCGAAAAACCCGGCACCATCGTCATCGATACGCCGAACCGCTTCCTCTATCTCGTCCTCGCCGATGGCAAGGCCCGGCGTTACGGCGTCGGCGTCGGCAAGCCCGGCTTTGAATGGGCCGGAACCCACAAAGTGACCCGCAAGGCAGAATGGCCAAGCTGGACCCCACCGAAGGAAATGATCAGCCGCGAGGCGACCAAGGGACACTACCTGCCGGCCTTCATGGAAGGCGGCCCGGCCAACCCCATGGGCGCACGCGCCATGTATCTCGGCTCGACGCTTTACCGCATCCACGGCACCAACCAGCCCTGGACGATCGGCAGCAACAATTCCTCCGGCTGCATCCGCATGCGCAACGAGGATGTCACCGATCTTTACGAGCGCGTCAACGTCGGAACCAGGGTCATAGTGATATGA
- a CDS encoding LysR family transcriptional regulator yields the protein MANLGDLEVFASVAASGSMSLAAKELGYSPAVISKRIKRLEEKLGARLFQRTTRQISLTEAGQGFYERVLAVLAGLEEAEDFVSGRANTVNGTLKVSAPTSFGRMHIAPHLKGFMERHPDLSVNLVLSDEFIDIIEGGYDLAIRIADLNSSSLVARRLAPVRRVLCASADYVVAHGMPATIEDLKKHRCLPAHNNDIWRLEGPGGALSIRPEGMLVTNSSEVIREAVISGLGIALRSTWDIGHELRSGKLVQVLPGYEGSRNVTLSAVYPSRQFLPAKVRLFIDYLAGLYGPSPYWEQG from the coding sequence ATGGCAAATCTGGGTGATCTGGAAGTCTTCGCAAGCGTTGCCGCCTCCGGCAGCATGTCGCTGGCCGCCAAGGAGCTTGGCTATTCGCCCGCCGTGATTTCCAAACGCATCAAGCGGCTGGAAGAAAAGCTCGGCGCACGGCTTTTCCAGCGCACAACGCGGCAAATCTCTTTGACCGAAGCCGGGCAGGGATTTTACGAGCGGGTGCTGGCCGTGCTGGCGGGGCTTGAAGAAGCCGAGGACTTTGTGTCCGGCCGGGCCAACACCGTCAACGGCACGCTGAAGGTTTCCGCCCCCACCTCCTTCGGGCGCATGCATATCGCGCCACATCTGAAGGGTTTCATGGAGCGGCATCCTGACCTCTCGGTCAATCTGGTGCTCAGCGACGAGTTCATCGATATTATCGAAGGCGGTTACGATCTGGCGATCCGCATTGCCGATCTCAATTCCTCAAGCCTCGTCGCCCGCAGGCTGGCGCCGGTGCGGCGTGTGCTCTGCGCCTCGGCTGATTATGTTGTCGCGCACGGTATGCCCGCGACAATCGAGGATCTGAAGAAACACCGCTGCCTGCCGGCGCACAATAATGACATCTGGCGACTGGAGGGACCGGGCGGCGCGCTCAGCATTCGCCCGGAGGGCATGCTGGTCACCAATTCGAGCGAGGTGATCCGCGAGGCGGTGATATCAGGGCTTGGTATCGCGCTGCGTTCGACATGGGATATCGGCCATGAATTGCGCAGCGGGAAACTGGTACAGGTGCTGCCCGGTTATGAGGGGTCGCGCAACGTGACGCTGTCTGCGGTCTATCCGAGCCGGCAGTTCCTGCCTGCCAAGGTGCGGTTGTTCATCGATTATCTCGCCGGGCTTTATGGGCCGTCGCCCTACTGGGAACAGGGCTAA
- a CDS encoding FAD-linked oxidase C-terminal domain-containing protein, whose product MTQPIKFLEPRAKVVASRDRIIADLKDILPEDCLVHEPRELVPFETDAFVSYRRLPLAVALPKTTEEVAAVMRYCHRYGIPVVPRGAGTSLSGGAIPQEDAVVIGLSKMSAILDLDFYNRTARVQAGVTNLSISDAAGAEGFFYAPDPSSQLACTIGGNIGMNSGGAHCLKYGVTTNNLLGVKMVLVDGTVLELGGNHLDAAGYDLLALVCGSEGQLGIVTEATVRLIARPEGARPVLFGFETSEEAGSCVADIIGAGIIPVAIEFMDKPAIEICEAFAKAGYPLDVGALLIIEVEGSEAEMDAMLADIVTIARKHGVKTVKECQSAMEAAAIWKGRKSAFGATGRIADYICMDGTVPLSQLSYVLKKTSEITDRLGLRVANVFHAGDGNMHPLILFNANDPDDAARAEEAGNEILKLCVDAGGCLTGEHGVGIEKRDLMRHQYGEADLAQQMAVRAAFDEGWLMNPSKVFPLEGRG is encoded by the coding sequence GTGACTCAGCCGATCAAGTTTCTGGAGCCGCGCGCCAAGGTCGTCGCGAGCCGCGACCGCATCATCGCCGACCTTAAGGATATCCTGCCGGAGGACTGTCTTGTGCACGAGCCGCGCGAGCTCGTGCCTTTCGAAACCGATGCCTTCGTCTCCTATCGCCGCCTGCCGCTGGCCGTAGCACTGCCGAAAACGACGGAAGAAGTGGCGGCAGTGATGAGATATTGCCACCGTTACGGCATTCCCGTCGTGCCGCGCGGCGCCGGCACCTCGCTGTCCGGTGGCGCTATTCCGCAAGAGGATGCTGTCGTGATCGGCCTCTCGAAGATGAGCGCGATCCTCGATCTTGATTTTTACAATCGCACGGCGCGGGTGCAGGCGGGTGTCACCAATCTTTCCATTTCCGATGCGGCCGGGGCTGAGGGTTTTTTTTATGCGCCCGATCCCAGCTCGCAGCTCGCCTGCACCATTGGCGGCAATATCGGCATGAATTCCGGTGGTGCGCATTGTCTGAAATATGGTGTCACCACCAATAATCTGCTTGGCGTGAAAATGGTGCTGGTGGATGGCACGGTGCTGGAACTGGGCGGCAATCACCTCGATGCCGCAGGCTACGATCTTCTCGCTCTCGTCTGCGGTTCGGAAGGCCAGCTCGGCATCGTCACGGAAGCGACGGTGCGGCTGATCGCCAGGCCGGAAGGGGCGCGGCCCGTGCTGTTCGGTTTCGAGACCTCTGAAGAAGCGGGCTCCTGCGTAGCCGATATCATCGGCGCCGGCATCATCCCTGTTGCAATCGAATTCATGGACAAACCGGCCATCGAGATTTGCGAGGCCTTCGCCAAGGCGGGCTATCCACTTGACGTCGGTGCGCTTCTGATCATCGAGGTCGAAGGCTCCGAGGCGGAAATGGACGCCATGCTGGCCGATATCGTCACCATTGCCAGAAAACACGGTGTGAAGACGGTGAAAGAATGTCAGTCGGCTATGGAGGCTGCGGCCATCTGGAAGGGCCGCAAATCCGCCTTCGGCGCAACCGGCCGTATCGCGGATTACATCTGCATGGATGGCACGGTGCCGCTTTCCCAGCTTTCCTATGTGCTGAAAAAGACCAGCGAAATTACCGACCGTCTCGGCCTGCGCGTTGCCAATGTCTTCCATGCCGGCGATGGCAACATGCACCCGCTCATCCTGTTCAACGCCAATGACCCTGACGATGCGGCCCGCGCGGAAGAGGCTGGCAATGAAATATTGAAGCTCTGCGTCGATGCCGGCGGCTGTCTCACCGGTGAACACGGTGTAGGCATCGAAAAACGCGACCTGATGCGCCACCAATATGGCGAGGCCGATCTTGCCCAGCAGATGGCGGTGCGGGCGGCCTTTGACGAGGGCTGGCTGATGAACCCTTCCAAGGTGTTTCCGCTGGAGGGGAGAGGGTGA